The Acinetobacter wuhouensis genome includes the window CTCGATTTTGCTGAGAAAATCCGTAAAGAAGTGAAGTGTCAGTTGATGGTGACAGGTGGTTTCCGTACCGCGCAAGGCATGAATGCTGCTTTAGATAGTGGGGCATGTGAATTTATCGGAATTGCACGTCCTTTGGCTGTTGAAACCGATGTAACCAATAATCTTATTGCAGGGCGTGATGTGCGTTATGCAGTTGAGCAGATTAAAACTGGTATTCCTTTTGTCGATAAAATGGCGATTATGGAAATTCTTTGGTATGCAGCACAATTCAAAGCGATTGGTGAAGGGAAGAAACCGAATCCTAAGTTGTCACCATTAAAAGTATTCTTCAATTATGCGAAGAATAATGTCAAAGCTGTGATTCAAGGTCGTGTGAATTCACGTAAGTCGGCTTGAAATATTGATGGATTAAAACTAAAAGTCATTTTTTAGTTGCAAAATGTATCAAAATTGCTCAAAAAGAAAGCGACTTGTTTATGAGTCTCTTTTTTGAGGATAAATGGCAGTTTTTAAAATGCTTAAATTATTGATTTTAAATAAAAATATAAAAACGATTTCGTATAAGCGCCATTATGTTAAATGGGATAGGAAGTTGTAAAAAGAAAGTTTTGTGTATAAGTTAAATTTTTACTTAGAAAAACGTAAAGATGAACAAATTTAAATTTTTTTATACTGACTATTGTGAAGGTAAAACAATTCCTGCTGAAGATTCAGATCAGTGGTATGTAACGAAAGAAGAAATATTACACAGCATGGATTGTGTACTCCATATGCCAGATAATTTTTTAGGAATTATAGATAAATATGAAAATACACTTCAGTTTGCTGTAAACAAGGATAGATCAATCCATATGGAAATACCGTCACCTAAAGAACTCGGATCTTATGGGAAAGAAGGTACTTTAGAAGATGCTTTAAATATTGTTAGGAATCTAGGTGAGTTGATTAGTCTAGATACTATTGATGATCTAAAATTTAAAAAGTGGAATCCTAATTAGATTTTAATTTCGTCACTAAATGACCATGATATGTATGGATATTATATAGATTTCCTAAAATTAGCATAATACAGCTTATGCGAAATCGACTATATTAGTTTAATTATTTCAATAATTTGTAATCCACAAAAAAAGCCTAGTTTTCTTAAACTAGGCTTTTTACATGAAATTTCATTGTTTCACATAAAAAATCATGGTCAAGTGGTTTAAAAACGATTTATTATGAAGATCGTGCAGGCTTTTGAATTATCCCGCCATCATTGAAAAGATGTCTATGAATCATACTATTAAACTCTGATTAATCACTTTTGTAAGAATAGAAACCACATCACTGTGATTTCTATTTATGATCATTACTGAAATTCAATAATGATTTACTCTAGATTAGGCAAACTGACCATTTTGAAAATCAACAAAAGCCTGCTGAATCTCAGCCTGAGTATTCATGACAAATGGACCATGCGCGACAATAGGCTCATTCAAAGGTTCACCATTCATCATCAATAATTTAGCATCTTGCAAACACTCAATTTCAACCTGATCAACATCATGACTTAAGTAAAGCGTTTGTAGATTATGAAAAATCTGACCATCCACTTTCACTTCACCACTTAAAACAAAGATGATGTGATTCCACGTAGGATTTAACTCAAAATGCTGTTTGGCATCTTTATTTAGACGAATATCCAATAAATTGATCGGGCTAAAAGTCTGTGCAGGACCTTTAACAGTGCGATTACCATTTGAATATGTGCCTGAGATCACACGAATAATCCCTTGATCATGTTCAAGTTGAACTTCAGGAATATTCTGCTCAGTTAATTCCTGATAACGAGGCTCCGTCATTTTGGCATGGCTTGGTAGATTGACCCAAAGCTGAATCATGTCCAAATTTCCGCCTGTTTGGGCAAAGCCTTTAGAATGATGTTCAGCGTGCATAATGCCACGACCTGCGGTCATCCATTGCACTTCATTTTTACCAATCGTACCGCTATTGCCTTTGGAATCATGATGTTCAAGTTCGCCATCATAAACTATGGTCACTGTTTCAAAACCACGGTGTGGATGCATCCCAACACCACGTTGATGTTCATCACTAGGACTGAATGGGTATTGCTCAGTATAACCCATGACTAAAAGCGGACTGGTTTGATTGCCCATTTCTTCCATAGGTAACATAGAATTGGTCGGGAAACCATCGCCTACCCATGTGCTACGGTTACTGGTATAGGTTTTTTCAATTACATTCATATTTTAATTCCTCAAATTTATTATTTCGCTTAATTGTATTAATTGAGGTATAAATGCAGGATTACAGCGTAAATTAGACAACAGATTTTTCTAAAAATGGAACAATGATGCAGAATCTCAATGATTATTACTATTTTGTTCAAGTCGTGAAATATCAAGGTTTTACCAAAGCCAGTGAAGAGTTGGGTATTACAAAATCCAAGCTTTCACGCCGTATTTCTGACTTAGAAAGTCGTTTAGAGGTTCGTTTAATCCAGCGTAATACACGTAAATTTGCGGTCACTGAGGTTGGACAACAGTTCTATGAACATTGTTTAAAAATCTTAGATGATGTCAATCAAGCCGAAAACTTTATTCAGCATACTTTGAGCAATGAACCCTCAGGTTTAATTCGATTGTCTTGCCCCGTAGCATTAGTGAATACACCTGTAGGAGAAATGGTCGCAGAATATATGCACCACTATCCTGATGTTCAAGTTCATTTATTATCAACCAATCGTCGAGTGGACTTGATTGAAGAGGGGATTGATTTAGCCATTCGCGTGGTGAGTACGCCTTTAGAAGACAGTGAATTAATCATTCGTGAATTGGATGCATGGGAACATGTTTTGGTGGCATCTCCAGAACTATTTAAACATTATAACAAACCTTCGCAATTGGATGATTTAAAGCAATTGCCAAGTATTGGTTTTCAAACACCGAAACAAGTTTGGATGCTACAAAAGCGTACTGAACAGAATGTTTTTCATGATATTGAACATCATCCAAAACTACGCACTGACAATTTCCATGCGATGAAATCCGCCGTGTTAAAAGCGGTTGGTGTTGCATCATTGCCGAAGGTTTATGTGTATGAGGAATTAAAAAATGGAAAAATGATTGAAATTTTACCTGAATATTATTTACCTAAAGGCGTGATTTATGTGGTGTATACGTCTCGGTTAGGGATGTTGCCTGCGGTACGTAAATTTTTAGAATTTTTAATTGAACAGTTTAAACAATTAAATCTCGACGAGATTAGCAAGCAGTGCCCTAAACATGATTAAGGCACTGGTATATAACATTATTTAATGTGCGCAGAATGCCATATTGAAGTATTCAAATAATTCAGGGGTGTTCAACCACAACAGCATCGACAATCCAAAAAGTAGAATCAGCCCCATCCAGATGCTACATTTTAGCCATGAAAATGTATTAGTCATCGACGACAGCCTCCTCGTTAACAAAGAAATGTACCAACACGCCAAGAACACTAAGCGCAATGGATAGCGCCCAAATGATATTGTAGTTCCCTGTTATATCATGGTTGAGACCACCAAGCCAGCCACCAAAGAAAGAGCCGACTTGGTGAGTAAAGAACACAATCCCACTAAGCATGGTCAGGTATTTGACTCCAAACATATTGGCAACAATCCCGTTGGTGAGCGGAACTGTGGAGAGCCATAAAATACCCATCACGATACCGAAGGCATAGACTGTCCAAATACTCAGGGGTAGCATTAAAAATGCGACGATGGCAACACCGCGTAAGCCATATAAGCCCATGAGTAGATGTGGTTTAGAATATTTATCACCGAGCCAACCAGCCGCATAAGTTCCCACAATATTAAAAAGTCCGACCAGTGCTAAGAAGACAGTTCCAGTTGAAGCATCAAAACCATGATCGATTAAATATCCTGGTAAATGAATTCCCAAAAATACCACTTGGAAACCACATACAAGGAAACCCAAAGCAAGCCATAAAAAGGGTTTATGATTAAATGCGATTTTTAGAATTTCTTTGAAACTTAAGTTTGGACGAGTTGCTTGACTAACTGCGTTGGGAGCGACATACATCGGTGCTTTTAACATCCACGCTAAAGGCACAATCAATACAACAAGAATTGCAGTGATGATGAGTGCAGAAGACCATCCAAAGTTTTTAATCAGGAGTAAGGTCGTTGGTAACATGATGAACTGACCGAAAGAGCCTGCTGCACTTGCGATCCCCATTGCCATACTACGTTTACTTGGATGAGCCGCTCGTCCGACTGCTGAAAGTAATACAGAAAATGATGTTGCTGATAATGCTAAACCGATAATCAATCCAACACTAAAATCAAGCAGGAGAGCATTTGAGCTGATCGACATCAGTAATAGACCAATGGTGTAGAGCACACCACCGACTGCAACAACTTTCTTACTACCGTACTTGTCTGCCAAAGCGCCTGTAAATGGTTGTACAGCGCCCCACAATAGGTTTTGAAAAGCAATCGCTAAACTGAATACTTGATGACTCCAGCCAAACTCATGACTCATTGGAACTAAATAAAGCCCGAAGCCATGACGTACACCGAGTGAAAGTGCTAAAATAAATGCACTGCCAATCAACATATAGATCAAAGGCTTAGAAAATTTTTGCTGTTGTTGCGTTGCTTCCATATATTACCTTTTATGTGACTGATACATTGTAAACTAAGCATTTTTAGACATTGTTGATAATCAACTGATGGTTTTTGAATAATAGGTTGGAATATTTTATGGAGCAATTCTGAAACTGATTATACAAAAATACAGTAAATAGATTATAATCATAATCTATAATAAAAATACATTTTTTTATTTGAAAAATGTACAGGCTCAAGCTGATTGGCTCAGTGAGTAAATGAAATTCTGATTGGGAATAGTGACTATGCCTCGTGTCTCAAAGCAATTAGCGCAAGAAAATCGTAAAAATATTGAAAATATATCTTCTCAGTTAATCCGTGATAAAGGTTTTTCTGTGAGTGTTTCTGATCTTATGAAAGCTGTTGGATTAACACATGGCGGTTTTTATAAACATTTTCAAAATAAAGATGAGTTAATTGACATTGCTTGCAAAGATACTTTTCGGCAATCTGAACAAAAGTGGAACAGTATTATTGCGGAGACAGGTTCTGAACATGAGGCGCTTAATCTAATTTTTACGCGATATTTATCTGAAAAAAATTTAGCAGATCCAGGAAAAAGTTGTCCTCTATCTTCTTTGTCAATGGATGTAGCAAGAGAAGAGGAGGGAAAGGCAGTCAAGCAAACATTTCATCAAGGTGTTGAAACTTTATTAAAAATTTTAACAACATTAAATGATCCTAAGCATGAAAATACTCAACTTTCAGAACAAGCGATTATTCAGCTCAGTTTATTGTCTGGTGCACTGACTTTGGCTAGATCTGTTGACCATGATTTGGCGTTGAATATTTTGGATACAGTCAAAGATTTTTTGATTCAATCTCAAACGACAGAATAACGGATGTTCCGAAGTAATATAAAAATACCTTTTTCTTTATCATAAAAGTGGAGACACGATAACGTCATCCGCAATTGTTTGAAATGAAGAACAAATACATCGTATTTGTTCTTTTTTTGATTGTAGTATCGTTGCTGAAGTTTAATAACGATAACCAATACCCATGTAGGTTAATAATGGATCTGTATCAATGGTTGTAGTGGCATGATTTAAAACTTGACCATTATTTTGATTGACCACGTCGATACTAATATCATTGCTTAATTTAGCATAGGATACCGAAGCAACCGCGAACCAACTTGGGGTGATGTCATAAGTAAACCCAGCAGTGACAATTGGAGCAAAGGCATCATCAGCTTTGACTTTGATTTTTGGATTAGCAGATGAAGTTTTTTTATCGAGTGATGCACCTGCTTTATTATCGAGAATATTTTGCACCATATGCCCAGAAGCGATTAAATCTGCCTGCACAGCAGGATGGGTTTTTAATTCATTGAAGTATGCGTACATCACGCCGACACCTAGATAAGGTCGGAATTTATTAACTCCTGATTTGCCAAATTGATATTGCAGTTCAAATGCAGGTGTCCAAGCACGTGCCGTAGAAACAACGTCTTGTGCTGATAGGTCAGTGATAAAAATATCCTTTTTTAATGGCATTTCACCTAAGCCGAAGAACTTAGAGGTATCACTTGGAAAGGCTGTTCCCCGCATAGGTGAATAAATTTTCCCTTTACCTTTAATATCAACTTTTGGGGGAATTCCGCCTTTCATTTCAAGTGCCCAGTTGTCAGTAAATTGATATTTCGACATGATTCCAAGTGTATCTACATCTTGTGGTTCGAGACCTGTATCTGCTGCTGTCCATTGAGATAAACCATTGATTTCAGACTCACCACTCAAGTTGGCAGGTAACACACCATTTTTAATCAATTGAAAAAATTCACCTACACCTAAAATACTTTCAAATTTGGCATATTGTTTTTTTCCTTCATCGGTTGAGGTATCAATGGATGTTTTGACCGAATCCACTGAAACTTCACCAACTTTTACACGTGTTTTTTCTTGAATTGGCGTTGTTACTCTGATCGGATTTGTTTTACCTTGAGGCATGACATGGAGCCAACCAGCGGAAATTGAAAAGCGTTTAAAACCATCACCTTCTTTCATGCTAAACAATGGGGATTTAGCAAATGACACTGTTGGAATAAGCATCAATGCCATAAAAATTTTTGAAGTTTTCATTGAGATGTCCTTCTCTTTTTTTGATTCAATTTATTTTTCAAAGAGAATTCATTAAAGAAGAAGTTACAGATGATAAGGAGGGTGTATTTTTAAGCCACATGGGGGGCATAACGGACTTTTGATTTTATTTAAAAAAAAGTGTTTAAAATACAGTTGGTTATTTTTGTTAAGTACGTTTTATAAAAAAGTTAACTTATTGTTAATAAATGTCAGTTTATGAAACAAATTGCCAAAAAATAAAAACCAAATAGTCTAACTATATGGTTTTTATATTAAATTTTAGATAAAAATAGATGATTATTTATTGCATTAGGAGATACTTAGTCTGATCAAATTAGGTTAAAAACGATAGCCGACGCCTGCATAACCTAAAATTGGATTAATCTCGATGTCTGTTTTAGCATTAATAAGTTCGCCATATTTTTCATCAGAAATGGTGATTTGAGTTTTACCTTTTAGCTGAGCATAAGACACAGAACCTACTGCAAACCAGCGGTCATTAAAATCATAAGTAAAACCTACTGTGGCTACAGGGGCAAATGCATCATCTGCTTCGAGTTTAACTTTAGGATTCCCCGAACTTTTCTTACCATCTAAGGCTGCGCCTGCTTGATTGTCTTTCATATTAATCAACATGTGACCGGCATTGATTAAATCTTGTTCAATGGTTTTATTTAGTTCTAATTCGTTAAAATATGCATACATCATACCGACGCCAATATAAGGGCGGAATTTATTTACACCTGTTTTGCCGAAGTGATATTGAAATTCAAAAGCAGGTGTCCAAGCGCGTGCAGAAGCAGCTTTATCCTGTGCACTGAGATCTGTAATAGCAATATCCTTCTTCAGTGGTAAATCACCAATAATTGCTCCAACACCAGTCGGTGAGGCAATGCCTGTGAGTGGTGCGTAGATTTGACCTTTACCAATAATATCTACTTTGGGAGGGAGACCAGCTTTAACTTCTAAAGAAATATTATCGGTAAAGAAATAATTAGACATGATCCCTAGTGTCGCGACATCATCCGCTTCTAAACCCGTTCCTTGAGCTTCCCATTGTGAAAGACCATTAATTGTAGCTTCACCTGAGACATTCGATTTTAAATATTTAGTGTCTCCTTCTTTATACGAGATCAACCCTAATAAATCTAAATCAACCGCTGTCTTTAATAGGTTTTTTTTAGTTGTTGCATTGGGTTTGCTTTCATCAATAGCACCAAGTACTGAATCCATTTTTACATCACCCACTTTGGTTTTTTCACCTTCGGCAACAGAAGTGTTGATCTGAATGGGCTGTGCTTTACCTGTTGGCTTTACATAAAGTGCGCCCACAGATACGGAAAAACGCTTAAATCCATCACCATCTTTAAAACTAAAATAAGGTGAATCGGCATAGCTCATTGTTGGAACAGCAGAACACGCTGTTGCAATACAAAATAACGTTTTTTTCATAGATTGGACTCCATGTCCGAAATTGATACTAATTTTTATAGGTTTTATTATTAAAATTATTGAGGGTAAATTTATGTAGGCATTAGAAGGCTTTTTATTTAGTGAATGTTATTTTTTTACGGTTTTATTCATTATTGGTTGAAGAATGAATGGCTTTAGGTAACTATTTTACAAGAATATTACATTTTACTTTTTATAAAGTTTATAAATTAATTAAATTAAATCATATTATTAAGTTTAATTGTTATCTATTTTAAAATGAAAAAGATCATCCTAAGATGACCTTTTTTCAATTCGATATGTTGCTTAAGTCAATGACTTACTTATTTTTGGAAGCGTGATAAATCTTCTTCTGGGCGAGCAGTGAGCACTTCGACACCATCTTTAGTGACCAGTAGGGTGTGTTCATACTGTGCAGACAAACTATGGTCTTTAGTCACAACAGTCCATTTGTCACCCATTAAACGAGTCTGCCAAACACCTGCATTGACCATCGGTTCGATGGTAAAGGTCATACCTTCTTCTAACACCATCCCTGTATTGTTTTGACCATAATGCAGCACTTGAGGCTCATCATGGAACACAGTTCCGATGCCGTGACCGCAATATTCACGAACTACACTGAAACGTTCTGATTCAACATATTTTTGAATGGCAGCACCAATATCACCAATCGTTGAACCTGGTTTTACTGTTTCCATACCACGGTACATGGCTTCTTGTGCAACTTTACATAGACGGTCTGCAATAATAGACGTTTCACCGCCCACGATGTACATCATGTTGGTATCGCCATGATAACCATCTTTAATCACAGTCACATCAATATTGAGAATATCGCCTTTTTTCAAAATTTTACTTTCAGATGGAATCCCGTGACAAACCACATGGTTCACAGAAGTACAAATGACATGTTGAAACGCTGGACGACCAGGTGCTGCGCCATAACCTAAACAAGCAGGAATCGCATCTTGCTTATTGACAATATAGTCATGACAAATCGTATCCAATTCAAGTGTAGAAACACCTGGTTTGATATGCGGTTTGATCATATCCAAAACTTCTGCAGCCAAGCGACCAGCAACGCGCATTTTTTCAATTTCATCTGCGGTTTTGATTAATCGACGGGGAGCTTCGTAAGTACTGTTCATGATCTTTAAAAACTTTTGGAAATTTGTATGTGACTATGGTATAAATAGCCGCCCAAATTATCAAATGCTTTCTGTTACTTTCTTTATGAAAGGTTTACGGAAATATTGATCAGGGTAATTTAAAAATCCGCACATATGTCGTCACATATCTCTGGGTGCCCGTAAGGGTGGAGAATGCTGGACATATGGAGGCCTAACCCAAACTTTAAGGTATATAGAAAATGGCAGATTACAACGTAAGCATGCGCGACCTTCTTACAGCTGGCGCGCATTTTGGTCACCAAACTCGCTTCTGGAACCCAAAAATGCGTCAATACATTTTTGGTGCGCGTAACCGCATTCACATCATCAACCTTGAACACACTGTTCCTGCGTTAAACGATGCTTTGAATTTCGTTAACAACCTAGCAAGCAAAAAGAACAAAGTATTGTTCGTTGGTACTAAACGTGCTGCTTCTAACATCATCCGTGAACAAGCTCAACGCGCTGGTCAACCTTATGTAGATCACCGTTGGTTGGGTGGTATGTTGACTAACTGGAAAACTCTTCGTCAGTCAATCAACCGTTTGAAAGATCTTCAAACTCAATCACAAGATGGTACTTTTGCTAAACTTACTAAACGTGAAGCATTAGAACGTACTCGTGAAATGGAAAAACTTGAACGCTCTTTAGGCGGTGTTAAGAACATGGGTGGTTTACCTGACGCATTGTTCATCATCGACGTTGATCACGAAGCGATCGCTATTAAAGAAGCTAAGAACCTTGGTATTCCAGTAATCGGTATCGTTGATACAAACTCTAACCCAGATAACGTAGATTTCGTTATTCCTGGTAACGATGATGCGATCCGTGCTGTAACTCTTTATGCTTCTGCTATGGCTGATGCGATTCTTGCTGGTAAAGAATACGCTCAAACTCAAGCAAATGCTCAAGCTAAAGGCGAAGAAGCTGCGAAAGAAGCTCCTGAGGCTTAATGCGTTTTTGACGCAAGCTTGTCATTTTTGTGATTTAAAATGATGACAAATTGAGCGTCGAGAAAGCAAAACGGCCCAGAGGTACCTTTGGGCCGTTTTTGTTGAACAGATTCATATTCTACCCGTATTTAGGAGAACAACATGACTGCAGTTACTGCGAGCATGGTAAAAGAATTACGTGACCGTACTGGTCTTGCAATGATGGAATGCAAAAAAGCATTAACAGAAGCAGACGGTGACATCGAATTAGCGATTGATAACCTTCGTAAATCTGGTCAAGCAAAAGCAGCTAAAAAAGCTGGTAACATTGCTGCTGATGGCGCAATCACAATTGCTCAAGAAGGCAACAAAGCACTTCTTTTAGAAGTGAACTGTCAAACTGACTTCGTTGCTAAAGACGAAAACTTTGCTGGTTTCTCTGCACAAGTTGCTGCTGCTGCTTTGGCTGCAAACGAAACTGACGCTGCTAAAATTGCTGAATTGAAACTTGCTGACGGTTCAACTGTAGAAGAAGCGCGTATTGCACTTGTTCAAAAAATCGGTGAAAATATCCAAGTTCGTCGTGCAACAATCGTTGAAGGCGACAACCTTGCGGTTTACAAACACGGTTTACGTATCGGTGTTGTAGTTTCTTACGCAGGTGATGCTGAAACTGGTAAAGGCGTTGCAATGCACGTTGCTGCATTTAACCCAGTTGCTGTTACTGCTGAAGGCGTTTCTGCTGAGCTTATCGCGAAAGAGAAAGAAATTGCAGAAGCAAAAGCGATCGAATCTGGTAAACCAGCGAACATCGTTGAAAAAATGGTGACTGGTTCAGTTGAAAAATACTTGAACGAAGTTGTACTTGAGCGTCAAATGTACGTAATCGACAACGAGAAAAAAGTTGCTGACGTACTTAAAGCTACAGGTACTACAGTTGCTCAATTCGTTCGCTTCCAAGTAGGTGAAGGTATTGAGAAAAAAGCTGAAATGAGCTTTGCTGATGAAGTTGCTGCTGCTCAAGCTGCCGCTGCTGCTCAATAATTTTACTGATTCAGTAGAATGAAAGAACCCCTCACTGTTGAGGGGTTTTTTTGTATCAGAATTTTTAAATATATGATGTCGCTGTAAGCTGTATTTAAAAACGGATTTATTACAAATCAAGTTGATGATTCTCGTATAATTATAAAGATCAAATTGTTTAGATACATATTTTATGGCGAATAAAACTCAACTCGGCATTGGTACTGCAATCGCATTATTGGCAGCAGCGTATTTTGGTATGGATTCCAATCAATCAAAAAACAACTCGCAAGCTCAAGCCGAATCTTCTCAACAGCATCAAATTGATAATTCTAAAAATACACAGACTCAAACAGCGACTCATACAGATATTGAATCACATTCGAACAGTCAAAATCAGCATGGCTTAGAGGTTATTCGTAAAGCCTATGATAAAAAACTTAGCAATGTTCAGGTTCAATCTATTGGTAAAGTTAAAGCAATATTAAGAGATGATAACGAAGGTTCACGTCACCAAAAATTCATTCTTTCTTTAGATAATGGTTTAACCGTACTAGTCGCACATAATATTGATTTAGCGCCACGTATTGAGAATTTGAAAAAAGGCGATATGGTGGAGTTTTTTGGTGAGTATGAATATAGCAACCAAGGTGGTGTAATGCATTGGACACATCATGATCCAAGTCGTCGCCATACGAATGGATGGTTGAAGCACGATGGAAAAACTTATCAGTAAAATTTAAAAAGTGATGTCCTAATATTTATTACATTATGGAATTTGCTTTCGAA containing:
- a CDS encoding pirin family protein — protein: MNVIEKTYTSNRSTWVGDGFPTNSMLPMEEMGNQTSPLLVMGYTEQYPFSPSDEHQRGVGMHPHRGFETVTIVYDGELEHHDSKGNSGTIGKNEVQWMTAGRGIMHAEHHSKGFAQTGGNLDMIQLWVNLPSHAKMTEPRYQELTEQNIPEVQLEHDQGIIRVISGTYSNGNRTVKGPAQTFSPINLLDIRLNKDAKQHFELNPTWNHIIFVLSGEVKVDGQIFHNLQTLYLSHDVDQVEIECLQDAKLLMMNGEPLNEPIVAHGPFVMNTQAEIQQAFVDFQNGQFA
- a CDS encoding LysR substrate-binding domain-containing protein, with translation MQNLNDYYYFVQVVKYQGFTKASEELGITKSKLSRRISDLESRLEVRLIQRNTRKFAVTEVGQQFYEHCLKILDDVNQAENFIQHTLSNEPSGLIRLSCPVALVNTPVGEMVAEYMHHYPDVQVHLLSTNRRVDLIEEGIDLAIRVVSTPLEDSELIIRELDAWEHVLVASPELFKHYNKPSQLDDLKQLPSIGFQTPKQVWMLQKRTEQNVFHDIEHHPKLRTDNFHAMKSAVLKAVGVASLPKVYVYEELKNGKMIEILPEYYLPKGVIYVVYTSRLGMLPAVRKFLEFLIEQFKQLNLDEISKQCPKHD
- a CDS encoding MFS transporter translates to MEATQQQQKFSKPLIYMLIGSAFILALSLGVRHGFGLYLVPMSHEFGWSHQVFSLAIAFQNLLWGAVQPFTGALADKYGSKKVVAVGGVLYTIGLLLMSISSNALLLDFSVGLIIGLALSATSFSVLLSAVGRAAHPSKRSMAMGIASAAGSFGQFIMLPTTLLLIKNFGWSSALIITAILVVLIVPLAWMLKAPMYVAPNAVSQATRPNLSFKEILKIAFNHKPFLWLALGFLVCGFQVVFLGIHLPGYLIDHGFDASTGTVFLALVGLFNIVGTYAAGWLGDKYSKPHLLMGLYGLRGVAIVAFLMLPLSIWTVYAFGIVMGILWLSTVPLTNGIVANMFGVKYLTMLSGIVFFTHQVGSFFGGWLGGLNHDITGNYNIIWALSIALSVLGVLVHFFVNEEAVVDD
- a CDS encoding TetR/AcrR family transcriptional regulator, encoding MPRVSKQLAQENRKNIENISSQLIRDKGFSVSVSDLMKAVGLTHGGFYKHFQNKDELIDIACKDTFRQSEQKWNSIIAETGSEHEALNLIFTRYLSEKNLADPGKSCPLSSLSMDVAREEEGKAVKQTFHQGVETLLKILTTLNDPKHENTQLSEQAIIQLSLLSGALTLARSVDHDLALNILDTVKDFLIQSQTTE
- a CDS encoding OmpW/AlkL family protein, whose product is MKTSKIFMALMLIPTVSFAKSPLFSMKEGDGFKRFSISAGWLHVMPQGKTNPIRVTTPIQEKTRVKVGEVSVDSVKTSIDTSTDEGKKQYAKFESILGVGEFFQLIKNGVLPANLSGESEINGLSQWTAADTGLEPQDVDTLGIMSKYQFTDNWALEMKGGIPPKVDIKGKGKIYSPMRGTAFPSDTSKFFGLGEMPLKKDIFITDLSAQDVVSTARAWTPAFELQYQFGKSGVNKFRPYLGVGVMYAYFNELKTHPAVQADLIASGHMVQNILDNKAGASLDKKTSSANPKIKVKADDAFAPIVTAGFTYDITPSWFAVASVSYAKLSNDISIDVVNQNNGQVLNHATTTIDTDPLLTYMGIGYRY
- a CDS encoding OmpW/AlkL family protein; translated protein: MKKTLFCIATACSAVPTMSYADSPYFSFKDGDGFKRFSVSVGALYVKPTGKAQPIQINTSVAEGEKTKVGDVKMDSVLGAIDESKPNATTKKNLLKTAVDLDLLGLISYKEGDTKYLKSNVSGEATINGLSQWEAQGTGLEADDVATLGIMSNYFFTDNISLEVKAGLPPKVDIIGKGQIYAPLTGIASPTGVGAIIGDLPLKKDIAITDLSAQDKAASARAWTPAFEFQYHFGKTGVNKFRPYIGVGMMYAYFNELELNKTIEQDLINAGHMLINMKDNQAGAALDGKKSSGNPKVKLEADDAFAPVATVGFTYDFNDRWFAVGSVSYAQLKGKTQITISDEKYGELINAKTDIEINPILGYAGVGYRF
- the map gene encoding type I methionyl aminopeptidase; this encodes MNSTYEAPRRLIKTADEIEKMRVAGRLAAEVLDMIKPHIKPGVSTLELDTICHDYIVNKQDAIPACLGYGAAPGRPAFQHVICTSVNHVVCHGIPSESKILKKGDILNIDVTVIKDGYHGDTNMMYIVGGETSIIADRLCKVAQEAMYRGMETVKPGSTIGDIGAAIQKYVESERFSVVREYCGHGIGTVFHDEPQVLHYGQNNTGMVLEEGMTFTIEPMVNAGVWQTRLMGDKWTVVTKDHSLSAQYEHTLLVTKDGVEVLTARPEEDLSRFQK
- the rpsB gene encoding 30S ribosomal protein S2 encodes the protein MADYNVSMRDLLTAGAHFGHQTRFWNPKMRQYIFGARNRIHIINLEHTVPALNDALNFVNNLASKKNKVLFVGTKRAASNIIREQAQRAGQPYVDHRWLGGMLTNWKTLRQSINRLKDLQTQSQDGTFAKLTKREALERTREMEKLERSLGGVKNMGGLPDALFIIDVDHEAIAIKEAKNLGIPVIGIVDTNSNPDNVDFVIPGNDDAIRAVTLYASAMADAILAGKEYAQTQANAQAKGEEAAKEAPEA
- the tsf gene encoding translation elongation factor Ts, producing the protein MTAVTASMVKELRDRTGLAMMECKKALTEADGDIELAIDNLRKSGQAKAAKKAGNIAADGAITIAQEGNKALLLEVNCQTDFVAKDENFAGFSAQVAAAALAANETDAAKIAELKLADGSTVEEARIALVQKIGENIQVRRATIVEGDNLAVYKHGLRIGVVVSYAGDAETGKGVAMHVAAFNPVAVTAEGVSAELIAKEKEIAEAKAIESGKPANIVEKMVTGSVEKYLNEVVLERQMYVIDNEKKVADVLKATGTTVAQFVRFQVGEGIEKKAEMSFADEVAAAQAAAAAQ
- a CDS encoding DUF3465 domain-containing protein, whose protein sequence is MANKTQLGIGTAIALLAAAYFGMDSNQSKNNSQAQAESSQQHQIDNSKNTQTQTATHTDIESHSNSQNQHGLEVIRKAYDKKLSNVQVQSIGKVKAILRDDNEGSRHQKFILSLDNGLTVLVAHNIDLAPRIENLKKGDMVEFFGEYEYSNQGGVMHWTHHDPSRRHTNGWLKHDGKTYQ